Proteins co-encoded in one Streptomyces roseochromogenus subsp. oscitans DS 12.976 genomic window:
- a CDS encoding aminopeptidase P family protein has translation MTGSTPAPFTAADYRARMERAARSAADAGLAGLLVAPGPDMVWLTGYTPTAVTERLTVLLLTPGHEPVLVVPTLEAPDAEHATGASALTLRDWTDGKDPYTVTAALLDGRGRFGISDNTWAMHLLGFQRALPDTSYASLTDALPMLRAVKDAAELELLAAAGAAADATFEEIRKVPFAGRRESDVGRDLADLLRRFGHSQVDFTIVGSGPNGANPHHEVGDRVIQHGDMVVLDFGGLKDGYGSDTTRTVHVGEPSDEERRVHDIVREAQEAGCQAVRPGAACQEVDRAARAVITDAGYGAYFIHRTGHGIGVTTHEPPYMIEGEEQPLVPGMCFSVEPGIYLPGRFGVRIEDIVTVTEDGGRRLNNTTREMVIVD, from the coding sequence ATGACCGGTAGTACGCCCGCGCCCTTCACTGCCGCCGACTACAGGGCCCGCATGGAGCGTGCCGCGCGCTCCGCGGCCGACGCCGGTCTCGCGGGGCTGCTCGTGGCACCGGGACCGGACATGGTCTGGCTCACCGGCTACACGCCCACCGCGGTCACCGAACGGCTCACCGTGCTGCTCCTCACCCCCGGCCACGAACCCGTGCTCGTCGTGCCGACCCTGGAGGCCCCGGACGCCGAGCACGCGACCGGCGCGTCCGCGCTCACCCTGCGCGACTGGACCGACGGCAAGGACCCCTACACCGTCACCGCCGCCCTCCTCGACGGCCGCGGCCGGTTCGGCATCAGCGACAACACCTGGGCCATGCACCTGCTGGGCTTCCAGCGGGCCCTGCCCGACACCTCCTACGCCTCTCTCACCGACGCCCTCCCCATGCTGCGCGCCGTCAAGGACGCGGCGGAACTCGAACTCCTCGCAGCGGCCGGAGCCGCTGCCGACGCAACGTTCGAGGAGATCCGGAAGGTTCCCTTCGCCGGCCGCCGCGAGTCCGACGTCGGCCGCGACCTAGCCGACCTGCTGCGCCGCTTCGGCCACTCCCAGGTCGACTTCACCATCGTCGGCTCGGGTCCCAACGGCGCCAATCCGCACCACGAGGTCGGCGACCGCGTCATCCAGCACGGCGACATGGTCGTCCTGGACTTCGGCGGCCTGAAGGACGGCTACGGCTCCGACACCACCCGCACGGTCCACGTGGGCGAGCCGAGCGACGAGGAGCGCCGGGTGCACGACATCGTGCGCGAAGCCCAGGAGGCCGGCTGTCAGGCCGTACGGCCCGGCGCGGCCTGCCAGGAGGTCGACCGTGCCGCCCGCGCGGTGATCACCGACGCGGGGTACGGCGCGTACTTCATCCACCGCACCGGGCACGGCATCGGCGTCACCACGCACGAGCCGCCGTACATGATCGAGGGCGAGGAACAGCCCCTCGTGCCCGGTATGTGCTTCTCCGTCGAGCCCGGCATCTATCTGCCCGGCCGCTTCGGGGTGCGTATCGAGGACATCGTCACGGTGACCGAGGACGGCGGCCGCCGCCTCAACAACACCACGCGCGAGATGGTGATAGTGGACTGA
- a CDS encoding phosphotransferase family protein encodes MTQAPTPTADTVRRLVRSLLKEGGDGTAGPDVRPVREGGEHSTWWVGTRHVLRLAPDREATVRQRRELRLRDLARPHLPVAVPASVAHGEWAPGLGYTLDTAIPGGSAEEHDVSAVGEADLAGLLTGLRAVPVRQVEALGVPRTAPRSLEALRRMAVHAAERLATADEFDAARLHQLTPPGAAQLAAQSGTAVLVHHDLKGEHLVVSADGRVRGVLDWTGAALGDPAEDIAGLVLAVGSGAAVRAATLAGYGPRPCLRGLWLARCDTVVSLADRLDGRDDSPLPLLRTQLERAWEPILLERLTDFKEDEQEP; translated from the coding sequence ATGACCCAGGCACCGACACCCACCGCGGACACCGTCCGCAGACTGGTCCGTTCGCTGCTCAAGGAGGGCGGCGACGGCACCGCGGGACCCGATGTGCGGCCGGTGAGGGAGGGCGGTGAGCACTCCACGTGGTGGGTCGGTACCCGCCATGTGCTGCGGCTCGCCCCCGACCGCGAGGCCACCGTGCGCCAGCGCCGCGAACTGCGCCTGCGCGACCTGGCACGGCCGCACCTCCCCGTCGCCGTCCCGGCCAGTGTGGCGCACGGCGAATGGGCGCCCGGCCTCGGCTACACGCTCGACACGGCGATCCCCGGCGGCAGCGCCGAGGAACACGACGTCTCGGCCGTCGGCGAGGCCGACCTCGCCGGGCTGCTCACCGGGCTGCGCGCGGTACCCGTACGGCAGGTCGAGGCGCTCGGCGTGCCACGCACCGCCCCGCGCTCCCTAGAGGCGCTGCGCCGTATGGCCGTACACGCGGCCGAACGCCTCGCCACCGCCGACGAGTTCGACGCCGCCCGGCTGCACCAGCTCACCCCGCCCGGCGCGGCCCAGCTCGCCGCACAGTCCGGCACCGCCGTCCTCGTCCACCACGACCTCAAGGGCGAGCATCTGGTGGTCAGCGCCGACGGCAGGGTGCGCGGCGTCCTCGACTGGACCGGAGCGGCCCTCGGGGACCCCGCCGAGGACATCGCCGGGCTCGTCCTCGCGGTCGGCTCCGGCGCGGCGGTCCGCGCGGCCACCCTCGCCGGCTACGGCCCCCGCCCCTGCCTGCGCGGCCTTTGGCTGGCCCGCTGTGACACCGTCGTCAGCCTCGCCGACCGCCTGGACGGCCGCGACGACAGCCCCCTGCCCCTCCTGCGCACCCAGCTGGAGCGCGCCTGGGAGCCGATCCTGCTGGAGCGCCTGACGGACTTCAAGGAGGACGAGCAGGAGCCGTAG
- a CDS encoding PDZ domain-containing protein → MEQTALRPKPMPGQDRREAGTPGPAHRPHAAPRRGRRLRTVLFGLFTGGVLVLSGVGIGTVGATVIGMSRLAELQRQAPSAAPPAKATPTTPAGTPGPAPAHLPGATLGIEAVDADKVGALVVGVHVPGPGYAAGLVRGDDVLQFGSARVESAADLARAVDRARPGKPVLLTVRHSGGGYQQLAVVPGVVT, encoded by the coding sequence ATGGAACAGACTGCCCTGCGTCCCAAGCCGATGCCCGGCCAGGACAGGCGAGAGGCCGGCACCCCCGGCCCCGCCCACCGCCCGCATGCCGCGCCCCGGCGCGGACGGCGGCTGCGGACCGTGCTGTTCGGCCTGTTCACCGGCGGCGTGCTGGTGCTGTCCGGGGTGGGCATCGGTACCGTCGGTGCCACGGTGATCGGTATGAGCAGGCTCGCCGAGCTGCAACGCCAGGCCCCGTCGGCCGCGCCGCCGGCCAAGGCCACGCCCACCACCCCCGCCGGCACCCCCGGCCCCGCCCCGGCCCACCTGCCCGGGGCGACCCTGGGCATCGAGGCCGTGGACGCCGACAAGGTGGGTGCGCTGGTCGTGGGCGTGCATGTGCCCGGACCCGGCTATGCGGCCGGTCTGGTCCGCGGGGACGACGTGCTGCAGTTCGGCTCCGCCCGCGTCGAATCCGCCGCCGACCTCGCCCGAGCCGTGGACCGTGCCCGGCCCGGAAAGCCGGTGCTTCTCACCGTGCGTCACAGCGGTGGCGGCTACCAGCAGTTGGCGGTCGTGCCCGGGGTGGTGACCTGA
- the treZ gene encoding malto-oligosyltrehalose trehalohydrolase: MQFEVWAPQADRVTLHCEGATRALARDPARAGWWTGEAEAEDGTRYGFALDDGPVLPDPRSRRQPDGPDGLSAVVDHGRHAWRTRWTGRGLPGAVLYELHVGTYTPEGTLDAAASRLEHLVELGITHVELMPLCPFPGRRGWGYEGVSPWAVHEPYGGPEALKRFVDQAHELGLGVVLDVVHNHLGPSGNHLPAFGPYFTETHHTPWGTAVNLDAPGSDEVRAYFLGSALAWLRDYRIDGLRLDAVHALYDTRACHFLEELSAAVDGLAGELGRPLFLIAESDLNDPRIITPRAEHGLGLHAQWNDDFHHALHTALTGESQGYYADFAEAPFAALAKALTGGYFHDGTYSSFRGRHHGRPLDRTRVAGHRLLGYSQTHDQVGNRAQGDRLSARLSPGLLACAATLTLTSPFTPMLFMGEEWAAGTPWQFFTDHTDPELAEAVRRGRRREFAAHGWAEEDVPDPQDPATRDRSVLDWSEPEREHHARVLAWYRRLIALRHEQPDLTDPDLADTRVAYDEESRWLAFRRGDVRVAVNLGKEPAAIPLGTRPALVLAAWDPVDPPGPDGLLHVPGESCVILSQP; encoded by the coding sequence GTGCAGTTCGAGGTGTGGGCACCGCAGGCAGACCGAGTGACGCTCCATTGCGAGGGCGCCACGCGCGCGTTGGCGCGTGATCCCGCGCGCGCCGGCTGGTGGACGGGGGAGGCGGAGGCCGAGGACGGAACCCGGTACGGGTTCGCGCTGGACGACGGCCCGGTGCTGCCCGACCCGCGCTCGCGCCGCCAGCCGGACGGCCCGGACGGGCTGAGCGCGGTCGTGGACCACGGGCGCCACGCGTGGCGTACGCGATGGACGGGGCGGGGGCTGCCGGGTGCCGTGCTGTACGAGCTGCACGTGGGCACGTACACCCCCGAGGGCACCCTGGACGCGGCGGCCTCCCGGCTGGAGCACCTGGTGGAACTGGGCATCACGCACGTGGAGTTGATGCCGCTGTGTCCGTTCCCGGGGCGGCGCGGGTGGGGCTACGAGGGAGTGTCGCCGTGGGCGGTGCACGAGCCGTACGGCGGCCCGGAGGCGCTGAAACGCTTCGTCGACCAGGCGCACGAACTCGGTCTCGGCGTCGTTCTGGACGTCGTGCACAACCACTTGGGCCCGTCCGGCAACCATCTGCCGGCCTTCGGGCCGTACTTCACCGAGACGCACCACACGCCGTGGGGTACGGCGGTGAACCTGGACGCGCCCGGCTCGGACGAGGTGCGCGCCTACTTCCTCGGCAGCGCGCTGGCATGGCTGCGGGACTACCGGATCGACGGGCTGCGGCTGGACGCGGTGCACGCGCTGTACGACACGCGCGCGTGCCACTTCCTGGAGGAGCTGTCGGCGGCCGTGGACGGCCTCGCCGGGGAGCTGGGCCGGCCGCTGTTCCTCATCGCCGAGTCGGACCTGAACGACCCGCGGATCATCACCCCGCGCGCGGAGCACGGCCTCGGGCTGCACGCGCAGTGGAACGACGACTTCCACCACGCCCTGCACACCGCGCTGACCGGCGAGTCGCAGGGCTACTACGCAGACTTCGCCGAGGCTCCCTTCGCCGCCCTCGCCAAGGCGCTGACCGGCGGCTACTTCCACGACGGCACCTACTCCAGCTTCCGGGGCCGGCACCACGGCCGGCCGCTGGACCGGACGCGGGTGGCCGGGCACCGGCTGCTCGGCTACAGCCAGACCCATGACCAGGTCGGCAACCGCGCCCAGGGCGACCGGCTCTCCGCCCGGCTCTCCCCGGGGCTGCTGGCCTGCGCGGCGACGCTCACGCTGACCTCGCCGTTCACGCCGATGCTGTTCATGGGCGAGGAGTGGGCGGCCGGCACGCCCTGGCAGTTCTTCACCGACCACACCGATCCGGAGCTGGCCGAGGCGGTACGGCGGGGTCGGCGGCGGGAGTTCGCGGCGCACGGCTGGGCCGAGGAGGACGTACCGGACCCGCAGGACCCGGCGACGCGGGACCGCTCCGTCCTGGACTGGTCGGAACCGGAACGCGAGCACCACGCGCGCGTGCTCGCCTGGTACCGGCGGCTGATCGCGCTCCGGCACGAGCAGCCCGACCTCACCGACCCCGACCTGGCCGACACGAGGGTGGCGTACGACGAGGAGTCCCGCTGGCTCGCCTTCCGGCGCGGTGACGTACGCGTGGCGGTGAACCTCGGCAAGGAACCGGCGGCGATCCCCCTGGGCACCCGCCCCGCGCTGGTCCTCGCGGCCTGGGACCCGGTCGACCCCCCGGGCCCCGACGGCCTCCTCCACGTCCCCGGGGAGTCCTGCGTGATCCTGAGCCAGCCCTGA